The Rhizoctonia solani chromosome 4, complete sequence genome contains a region encoding:
- a CDS encoding DNA-directed RNA polymerases I, II, and III subunit RPABC5 yields MIIPVRCFTCGKVIGDKWEDYVKLLRDDVTEGDAMDQLGLKRYCCRRMVLTHVDLIEKLLQYNPMERTKERMTRDG; encoded by the exons ATG ATTATCCCGGTTAGGTGCTTTACATGCGGAAAGGTCATTGGAGATAAATGGGAGGACTACGTCAAGTTGCTGAGGGATGATGTGACTGAAGG AGACGCAATGGACCAACTAGGACTGAAACGATACTGCTGCAGACGTATGGTTCTCACACACGTAGACCTCATTGAGAAGTTACTCCAATACAATC CCATGGAGCGAACAAAAGAGCGCATGACGCGCGATGGCTGA
- a CDS encoding 60S ribosomal export protein NMD3 has product MEYVAPPSVHRVLCADCGTPIEPNSANLCIACLRNSVDITEGIPKQATVNYCRNCERFLSPPNTWTIAQPESRELLAICLKKLKGLNKVRLIDAGFIWTEPHSKRVKVKLTIQKEVFTSTILQQIFEVEYIVVYGQCPDCTRLAAKNTWKAMVQVRQKVNHKRTFLYLEQLILKHSAQKDTINVKEAKDGLDFFYTQRSHAIKMVEFLNAVVPIRSKASEQLLSTDTHSGTSNYKFTYSCEIIPICKDDLVCLPLKLARSLSNISPLTVCTRVGNSIHLIDPATLRSTDLSSPIYWRTPFESLATVSDLVEFTILDIDPSGKTNGRWVLADAQVAPNNAFQSHSTGMDVDEQEGSTSTIYHTRTHLGGILQPGDTALGYFLSRANFNSDEFDALDSSRVPDVVLVKKTYPNRRKKSRARNWRLRSIAKEANEDESGEGRGALGRRGGLDQARVEADYEAFLQDLEEDPELRATVNLYKSEPKERPDEKKVGGGKKGGQYAMEGVEATEEEEEDEGDFPEVKIDELLDHFEEMGLEDEQNEA; this is encoded by the exons ATGGAGTACGTTGCACCCCCTTCTGTCCATCGAGTGCTCTGTGCGGACTGCG GCACACCCATTGAGCCAAATTCTGCCAACTTATGTATTGCTTGCTTGAGGAATTC TGTTGATATCACAGAGGGGATCCCAAAGCAAG CCACGGTTAACTATTGCCGCAACTGTGAACGGTTCCTTTCTCCCCCAAATACATGGACGATTGCCCAACCCGAATCACGAGAACTGCTTGCGATATGTctcaagaagctcaagggaCTTAACAAAGTCCGTTTGATCGACGCCGGGTTCATCTGGACTGAGCCACATTCGAAGCGGGTAAAGGTCAAATTAACGATACAGAAAGAG GTGTTCACATCTACGATCTTACAACAAATATTTGAAGTCGAGTACATCGTCGTTTACGGCCAGTGCCCAGACTGCACTCGACTAGCAGCTAAGAATACCTGGAAAGCGATGGTCCAAGTTCGACAGAAAGTGAACCACAAGCGAACGTTCTTGTATCTGGAACAACTTATCCTCAAGCACTCGGCACAAAAGGATACAATTAATGTCAAGGAGGCGAAGGATGGTCTTGACTTTTTCTACACTCAGCGGAGTCATGCGATCAAAATGGTCGAATTCCTGAACGCTGTGGTACCTATCAG ATCCAAAGCATCTGAGCAGTTGCTTTCGACTGACACCCATTCAGGCACTTCTAATTACAAGTTCACTTATTCATGCGAGATCATCCCCATATGTAAAGACGACCttgtatgtcttccattaaAACTAGCTAGGAGCTTGAGTAACATTTC TCCACTAACAGTATGCACCCGGGTTGGCAATTCGATCCATCTCATCGATCCAGCTACCTTAAGAAGCACCGACCTTAGTTCACCTATCTACTGGCGTACGCCATTCGAGAGTCTTGCGACCGTCTCAGATCTTGTCGAGTTCACCATCTTGGATATTGATCCGTCAGGGAAGACGAACGGTCGCTGGGTCCTCGCTGACGCCCAAGTAGCACCAAACAATGCGTTCCAGTCTCATTCAACAGGAATGGATGTTGATGAGCAAGAAGGGTCGACAAGTACAATATACCACACGCGTACTCACCTTGGTGGTATTCTCCAACCAGGTGACACAGCACTCGGATACTTCTTATCGCGAGCCAACTTCAACTCGGACGAGTTTGACGCATTGGACAGTTCGAGAGTCCCAGATGTTGTACTCGTGAAGAAGACGTATCCGAACAGACGAAAGAAGAGCCGTGCACGAAACTGGAGGCTTCGTTCGATCGCCAAGGAGGCTAACGAGGACGAGAGTGGCGAAGGCCGTGGTGCCTTGGGTCGACGAGGAGGTCTGGATCAGGCACGCGTCGAGGCAGACTACGAGGCGTTCTTGCAGGATCTAGAAGAGGATCCCGAGCTGCGTGCGACTGTCAATCTATATAAGAGCGAACCAAAGGAGCGGCCAGATGAGAAGAAGGTTGGAGGTGGCAAGAAGGGAGGCCAGTATGCCATGGAGGGTGTTGAGGCAaccgaggaggaagaggaggatgagGGTGATTTCCCGGAGGTGAAGATAGATGAATTACTGGATCACTTTGAGGAGATGGGACTAGAGGATGAGCAGAATGAGGCATAG
- a CDS encoding vacuolar protein sorting-associated protein 16, giving the protein MTSAPNPTTTWEPVQDGEVFYSTREVYQMMWQLNDLTDFIIAGARYGGPLALMRDTSKLVALGRHSVSKPQIIIYSSAGNLINTIPWDQGKVISLGWTHDERLVTLNEEGTYRIHELSGAYTQHSLGTDAADIGIMDARIHEHGLVALTNQLTFLEVKEWSGTKPLALALPEPSLDGAPHGWSIVPPDAAISKHIEVLVASGNTILSVDALECVDQRVGRGPFLSIAPSPNGKSIALLTSSGLVWVVSADFTKSYAEYDSTQDSPALPRQVVWCGNDAVVLSYASGLLVILGPFGDTIKHYYPGTPHVVGEVDGARVVCIDRCDWIQKVPQSSMNALGPTSTHPAALLLHASEQFSQRVPSAHDSVRAIRPELAGAVDTLVDAAGREWDGVWQRKLMSAAAFGRGFLDMYDPTDFVAMGKTLKVLNAARYYEIGIPITYAQYQHTSATHIIARLTARNEHLLALRIAEFLGQPPDTVLKHWACAKIAKSGKIKAEDPDAPADKADKDVCHAIVEKFRATPGASFADIAKRAWELGRGRLATMLLDHEPRPGEQVPLLLQMKEERLALIKAVDSGDTDLVYLVLLQLKKQSSLGDFFRLLEDGGEKYSPAVYAREQDRELLKDFYYQDDKRVASALLALDDARTAKMVDNRIELVRAAAKFFSEDRERGWEAKAMDESVRLLTFQQQLEKDLEGRVEVVGLSVNATIRACLLNGQSKKAEKVRADWKVPDKRFWYVKLYALTELRDWDGLEQLAKSRRSPIGYEPFVTHLVAQGHLKQAASYVPRCDAPKRAELYVKCGEWRSAGEECKTRGDKAKLEEIRRRAPNNLVARELEQILSTMR; this is encoded by the exons ATGACCAGCGCACCGAATCCGACCACAACATGGGAGCCTGTGCAAGATGGGGAAGTATTTTATAG TACTCGAGAAGTGTATCAAATGATGTGGCAGCTGAATGATCTCACTGATTTTATTATTGCTGGGGCAAGATATGGAGGTCCATTAG CCTTGATGCGAGATACCTCGAAGCTTGTAGCCTTGGGTCGACATTCCGTATCGAAGCCCCAAATTATTATATATTCGTCAGCTGGAAATCTAATTAACACCATTCCA TGGGACCAAGGGAAAGTTATCTCTTTGGGCTGGACGCACGATGAGCGTCTTGTAACTCTAAACGAGGAAGGGACTTACAGGATTCATGAACTCTCTGGAGCCTATACCCAACATTCGCTCGGCACTGACGCGGCAGATATCGGTATAATGGACGCTAGAATACATGAACATGGTCTAGTAGCTCTTACCAACCAACTCACATTCCTGGAGGTCAAAGAGTGGTCCGGAACTAAACCCCTCGCGCTTGCACTGCCTGAACCCTCGTTGGACGGCGCGCCCCATGGGTGGTCGATTGTCCCTCCTGATGCAGCAATAAGTAAACATATTGAAGTACTTGTCGCGAGTGGGAACACAATTTTGAGTGTGGACGCGTTGGAGTGCGTCGATCAGCGTGTGGGGAGAGGGCCATTCCTTTCCATTGCACCAAGTCCAAATGGCAAGAGTATTGCCCTGCTTACATCTTCGGGGCTAGTATGGGTCGTTTCTGCGGATTTTACAAAGAGCTATGCAG AGTATGACTCCACACAGGATAGCCCAGCTCTTCCGAGGCAGGTTGTCTGGTGTGGGAATGACGCTGTCGTATTATCTTATGCTTCTGGGCTACTGGTTATCCTCGGTCCATTTGGGGACACGATTAAACATTACTATCCTGGCACTCCTCATGTTGTCGGAGAGGTCGATGGTGCACGTGTGGTCTGTATAGATCGATGCGATTGGATACAAAAGGTTCCCC AATCTTCAATGAACGCACTGGGTCCAACATCGACCCACCCAGCAGCTCTACTCCTACACGCTTCCGAACAATTCAGTCAACGCGTTCCAAGTGCACACGACTCCGTGCGAGCGATCCGGCCGGAACTCGCTGGCGCTGTGGATACGCTTGTCGATGCTGCAGGACGTGAATGGGACGGAGTATGGCAACGAAAGTTGATGAGT GCTGCCGCATTTGGACGAGGATTCCTAGACATGTATGATCCAACTGATTTTGTCGCGATGGGCAAGACGCTCAAAGTGTTGAATGCGGCTCGGTACTATGAGATCGGAATTCCGATCACTTATGCCCA GTACCAACACACGTCGGCCACACATATAATCGCTCGACTTACTGCTCGAAATGAGCATCTTCTTGCATTGCGTATCGCAGAATTCTTAGGTCAGCCGCCAGACACAGTACTCAAGCACTGGGCGTGCGCTAAGATAGCCAAGAGTGGGAAGATCAAAG CCGAGGACCCAGATGCTCCAGCGGATAAAGCAGACAAAGATGTCTGCCATGCGATCGTCGAGAAGTTCCGCGCGACTCCTGGGGCGAGTTTCGCAGATATTGCGAAACGGGCCTGGGAACTGGGAAGAGGGAGGCTGGCTACTATG CTACTTGATCATGAGCCTCGACCGGGTGAACAGGTTCCATTACTATTACAGATGAAGGAAGAGAGATTAGCTCTTATCAAAGCCGTGGATAGTGGCGACACCGATCTAG TTTACTTGGTTTTGttgcagctcaagaagcagtcTTCTCTTGGAGACTTCTTTAGGTTGCTGGAGGATGGAGGAGAGAAGTATAGTCCTGCC GTCTATGCTCGGGAACAAGACCGTGAATTGCTGAAAGATTTTTACTACCAAGACGATAAACGTGTCGCTTCTGCCCTACTGGCGCTAGATGATGCGCGAACAGCTAAAATGGTTGATAACAGGATCGAGCTTGTACGTGCGGCTGCTAAATTCTTTAGTGAGGACCGAGAACGAGGATGGGAAGCCAAA GCGATGGACGAAAGCGTCAGATTGCTCACATTCCAGCAACAGTTGGAAAAAGATCTGGAAGGAAGAGTGGAAGTTGTCGGGCTTAGTGTGAATGCCACGATTCGGGCGTGCTTGTTGAATGGACAATCGAAGAAAGCTGAAAAGGTCCGAGCAGATTGGAAAGTTCCAGACAAACG ATTCTGGTACGTCAAGCTCTACGCACTGACGGAACTCCGAGATTGGGATGGTCTGGAACAACTGGCCAAGTCGAGGCGCTCGCCAATTGGTTACGAACCATTCGTAACTCACTTGGTGGCTCAAGGCCATTTAAAGCAAGCTGCTTCCTACGTACCACGATGTGACGCGCCCAAGAGAGCAGAACTATATGTCAAGTGCGGAGAATGGAGATCTGCTGGCGAAGAATGCAAGACGCGGGGTGACAAGGCGAAGCTCGA AGAAATCAGGAGGCGAGCTCCGAATAATCTTGTGGCGAGAGAGTTGGAGCAAATCTTGTCCACGATGCGGTAA
- a CDS encoding Core histone H2A/H2B/H3/H4 has translation MRLRQIQGGWRYHRPDLSNTTTLSGLLLRFTTRLLLPQLPMARTKQTARKSTGGKAPRKQLATKQARKSAKSAPTTTGGVKKPHRFRPGTVALREIRRYQKSTELLIRKLPFQRLVREIAQDFKTDLRFQSSAVMALQEASEAYLVSLFEDTNLAAIHAKRVTIQPKDLALARRLRGERT, from the exons ATGAGATTACGTCAGATCCAGGGCGGGTGGCGGTATCAC CGTCCAGACCTGTCCAACACCACAACACTCTCAGGCCTACTTCTTCGCTTCACCACTCGACTCCTCCTTCCACAACTCCCAAT GGCCCGTACTAAGCAGACCGCACGCAAATCCACTGGTGGCAAGGCCCCTCGTAAGCAACTTGCGACCAAACAGGCCCGCAAGTCGGCCAAGTCTGCTCCC ACTACTACTGGTGGTGTCAAGAAGCCCCATCGTTTCCGCCCTGGTACCGTCGCCCTCCGTGAAATTCGCAGGTACCAAAAATCGACCGAGTTGCTTATCCGCAAGCTTCCTTTCCAACGCTTGGTCCGTGAAATTG CCCAGGACTTCAAGACTGACCTTCGCTTCCAATCGTCGGCGGTGATGGCTCTCCAGGAGGCCTCTGAGGCTTACCTTGTCTCGCTGTTCGAAGACACCAACTTGGCTGCCATCCACGCTAAGCGTGTTACCAT TCAACCCAAGGATCTTGCCCTTGCCCGCCGCCTCCGTGGAGAACGCACCTAA
- a CDS encoding DASH complex subunit spc34 domain-containing protein produces the protein MGLLDSVSRLSLSTDDILTASNRTIADVGPFTDALLGKHVITDIIRDAEEGEQTLFTHRSLEVGGVKGPVDPRPVAVGSGGTVGVGVREKEQDVDVILNAALKLVENYGSMPRAKSHVEDLLDRASEVRSRISLLEDELDELKNAEPASIESEMPSLKDEERVVVKMEAQLNAARRRRDALREQIAQKQRSRATAQPQHTNTIATPTAAARTRTRPGGGKIPNPFLARITSSLPEKDPDATTNISMQLSGGLGGQSFLIDEGPPQWADDSVLSGTASADAGVDTIWDGQGDEGDGEDEGDGEGTVVLAIPPAVGLSPPASPVRTVAPAPALRTSIAPTSAPGPAPTVVAAPPPPVAEAPPTKPPPVPKPKVEPPAPKPREVKVTSETEANTAMGKVLMPSSNYGPDTPGPDVLETASILQSLSSQSLTSSDPQPILTATLLLYLLRNGPSPLPSVRTALGDKEKESESANGLGIKALYACVAKKLLKIDRKGREATVRFE, from the exons ATGGGACTCCTTGACTCGGTTTCCCGTCTCTCGCTCTCAACCGACGACATTCTCACAGCTTCGAACCGGACCATCGCTGATGTCGGTCCGTTCACGGATGCGCTTCTTGGGAAACACGTAATCACGGATATCATCCGTGACGCGGAAGAGGGCGAACAGACATTGTTCACGCATCGGAGTTTGGAAGTGGGTGGTGTCAAAGGGCCAGTGGATCCGAGGCCTGTCGCTGTGGGGAGTGGCGGAACAGTAGGAGTTGGTGTTAGGGAAAAGGAGCAGGATGTAGATGTTATTTTGAATGCGGCGTTGAAGTTGGTTGAGAATTA TGGATCGATGCCTCGCGCTAAATCACACGTCGAAGACTTGCTAGATCGCGCTTCTGAAGTACGAAGTCGTATCTCCTTACTAGAAGATGAACTCGACGAGCTCAAGAATGCTGAGCCTGCATCGATCGAGTCGGAGATGCCTTCATTAAAGGACGAAGAGCGAGTGGTAGTAAAGATGGAAGCACAACTTAACGCTGCCCGCCGACGA AGAGACGCCCTCCGCGAACAAATAGCTCAAAAACAACGATCTCGAGCAACCGCACAACCTCAGCATACCAATACAATTGCCACTCCCACAGCCGCAGCACGTACACGTACTCGCCCCGGAGGTGGGAAGATCCCAAACCCATTCCTCGCTCGCATCACATCTTCCTTACCCGAAAAAGACCCCGACGCGACaactaatatctccatgcaACTCTCGGGAGGTCTGGGTGGACAGAGTTTCCTTATCGACGAGGGACCGCCGCAATGGGCAGACGACTCGGTCTTGAGCGGAACAGCAAGCGCAGATGCAGGAGTGGACACCATTTGGGATGGACAAGGCGACGAAGGGGATGGTGAGGACGAAGGGGATGGAGAAGGGACGGTTGTGTTGGCTATCCCGCCTGCTGTAGGGCTGTCACCGCCGGCTTCTCCCGTGAGGACCGTTGCTCCTGCGCCTGCTTTACGAACTTCGATCGCCCCTACCTCGGCTCCCGGCCCTGCCCCCACCGTCGTTGctgcacctccacctcctgtAGCTGAAGCACCCCCCACCAAGCCCCCTCCTGTGCCAAAACCAAAGGTAGAACCTCCGGCTCCAAAGCCACGGGAGGTCAAAGTGACTTCAGAGACAGAGGCGAACACGGCAA TGGGCAAAGTTCTCATGCCTTCCTCGAACTATGGTCCAGATACACCAGGACCCGACGTCCTCGAAACTGC TTCGATTCTCCAATCCCTCTCATCTCAATCTCTTACTTCCTCTGACCCACAACCAATCTTGACGGCGACTCTCCTTCTGTATCTTCTTCGAAACGGGCCATCTCCCCTACCGTCTGTAAGGACTGCGTTGGGCGACAAAGAGAAAGAAAGTGAATCTGCGAACGGGTTaggcatcaaggcattatACGCATGCGTCGCAAAGAAGTTGCTGAAAATTGATAGGAAAGGACGAGAGGCGACCGTTAGATTTGAGTGA
- a CDS encoding CHAT domain protein, with protein MKPDDSDQAFNTPLDLAGRPPWITRAVPRERNSSYPPFKHPESKILKNTEAEHVIDINEPFNQTRHKDESNQPLQATPSYASPIEKATWYMRQIALFDCVDTEISARLERLSKSHKAQFKTFGQLEQIEKALTYAIYALFLTPEDHLDLLSRLENLGDIHTTRFEQLGNDDDIDQSIRCYSRARLLMSEDHPGLPRLLGSLGVSHGDRFTKLGDRRDLESALSFHSRAFSLVEEGHLEFTRLLRYLGMSHGIRFELLGDPSDLEIAIDSHSRALSLMPEGHSELPILLGNLGTSYIQHFRISRDLKDVESAILHQSRGLSLLPEGHPDLTVLLGLLGASHGIRSQILQSLNDLEIAIDLHSRGLSLAPDGHLARPKLLSSLGVSYTTRFGVLQDPKDMEYGLYLLNCALPLVTNHSELAMLLQTLGRTYALRAVRLGQLSDVEKVIEYLSRAVSMTPVGHPSLPDQLERLGMAYGMRLQRLGEINDAKLSIECLTQAVTIVPEDHPGLSMILDTLGISHREVFYRLGILEDLDKAIDYHSRAVSLTSEGDYIYPRRLSVLGASYQERFLRLNKLDDNENAIKYLSRALSLAPKGYIELPRTLEALGSSHLERFQRLAELDDIDKAVEYHFRAYSLTERDHAELPGRLDNLSRSHRVRFRRLDELDDIEKAIVYLSHALSLTPDGHIGASKRLKDLGVSHMDRFEHTKAVSDLNKAIDYTLHALSQTPEGHPSLPELFQSLGTAYKGRFERLGEIGDLDKAIENHSQATSLTPNDHPELARRLGNLGSAHRDRFRSLEIFYDLEKSIEYHYRSLRLTPENHPSLVDHLINLGMSLTEKYKHLNETSDLQDSLACFRRASESLVGAPRSKFTAALTWARHASTHNHPDCIRAYQTAIDLLPQVVWMGSTTTQRYHDLQLTNDLAVEAASVAFSAANYNLALTWLEHARCIVWNQTLLLRTPFDELHSSYPSMAERLQKCTVELEKISVEPRRMALDPLSPDAADLEANAHQHRRLAIERDALLSEIRKLPGFEDFLLPKNAVELTRAARNGPVAVINCSKRHSHALVIVPGRNDIIPIPLPAFTHENAELARAKIVVSLRDKGIRERGVKIRQEPGQEERFQEVLKMLWNDVVKPILDSLGYMNSAPMDNIPHITWCPTGIASFLPFMRPEIMDIPTRGYSTMLYPHSRILGIGQEATPGYQPLPGIVRELEYIKGHMQNVADYSELMNDKATRDTVLEAMEHHDWVHLACHANQDVGDPTKSGFLLHDGRLDLATITRRSFKNKGLAFLSACQTATGDERLPDEAVHLASGMIIAGYPSVVGTMWSVSDSDAPLVADQIYRHIVKIKKVGSGEVGRALHSAVGALREGIGEKEFIRWVPYIHIGS; from the exons ATGAAACCGGATGACAGTGATCAAGCATTTAATACACCACTCGACTTGGCCGGTCGACCACCATGGATAACACGAGCCGTGCCAAGGGAGAGAAATAGCTCGTACCCCCCATTCAAACAT CCCGAAAGCAAAATTCTCAAGAACACTGAAGCGGAGCACGTTATCGATATCAACGAACCATTTAATCAAACGAGACACAAAGACGAATCAAATCAGCCGTTGCAGGCAACTCCTAGTTATGCGAGCCCGATCGAGAAGGCGACCTGGTATATGCGTCAAATCGCCTTATTTGACTGCGTCGATACGGAAATATCCGCTCGACTAGAGCGCCTATCCAAATCCCACAAAGCTCAATTTAAAACTTTTGGTCAGCTAGAACAGATCGAAAAGGCGCTTACGTATGCTATCTACGCGCTGTTCCTTACACCTGAAGACCACCTGGATCTTCTTAGTAGACTTGAGAACCTTGGCGATATCCATACCACTCGCTTTGAACAGCTAGGAAATGATGACGATATAGACCAATCGATCAGGTGTTACTCTCGCGCACGACTGCTTATGTCCGAGGACCATCCAGGGCTCCCCAGGCTACTCGGAAGCCTAGGTGTATCCCATGGAGATCGATTTACTAAACTGGGAGACCGGAGAGACTTAGAGAGCGCCCTCAGCTTTCATTCCCGTGCATTCTCTCTCGTAGAAGAAGGCCACCTGGAGTTCACAAGGCTACTCCGGTATCTTGGAATGTCTCATGGGATACGTTTTGAATTACTTGGCGACCCGAGCGATTTGGAAATCGCCATCGACTCCCACTCCCGCGCACTCTCACTTATGCCAGAAGGTCACTCGGAACTTCCCATATTGCTCGGAAACCTGGGTACATCATACATTCAGCACTTTCGGATATCGCGTGATTTAAAGGATGTTGAAAGCGCAATATTACACCAATCCCGTGGGCTCTCGCTCTTACCTGAAGGTCACCCCGACTTAACTGTTCTCCTTGGGCTCCTAGGAGCGTCCCATGGCATTCGATCCCAGATACTTCAAAGTCTGAATGACTTGGAAATTGCTATTGATTTACATTCTCGTGGACTGTCCCTGGCACCTGACGGCCACCTAGCTCGACCCAAGCTACTCAGTAGTTTGGGGGTATCATATACAACTCGCTTCGGTGTGCTACAGGACCCAAAAGACATGGAATACGGATTATATCTTTTAAACTGTGCTCTCCCGCTCGTCACCAATCACTCGGAATTAGCCATGCTACTCCAAACTCTAGGGAGGACGTACGCGCTTCGTGCCGTACGCCTTGGCCAGCTAAGTGATGTGGAGAAAGTTATAGAGTACCTATCTCGAGCAGTTTCGATGACGCCCGTTGGCCATCCAAGTTTGCCGGATCAACTAGAAAGACTGGGTATGGCATATGGGATGCGCCTACAAAGACTTGGAGAAATAAACGACGCCAAACTATCTATCGAATGTCTTACTCAGGCAGTCACAATTGTGCCTGAAGACCATCCAGGTTTATCAATGATACTAGACACTTTAGGTATATCGCATCGAGAGGTGTTTTATCGTCTGGGCATCCTGGAAGATCTTGATAAGGCAATCGATTATCACTCTCGTGCTGTTTCATTGACGTCCGAAGGTGATTACATCTATCCAAGAAGATTGTCAGTTCTAGGGGCATCGTATCAAGAGCGATTCCTACGTCTAAATAAGCTCGATGATAACGAAAACGCAATCAAATATCTTTCACGGGCGCTCTCGCTCGCCCCCAAAGGCTACATAGAACTACCTAGGACTCTCGAAGCTTTAGGTTCGTCGCATTTGGAACGCTTCCAAAGGCTCGCCGAGTTGGACGATATCGACAAGGCGGTTGAATACCATTTTCGGGCATATTCCTTAACAGAGAGAGACCATGCAGAACTACCTGGGCGACTCGACAACTTGAGTAGGTCGCATAGAGTTCGTTTCAGACGGCTCGATGAATTGGATGATATCGAAAAGGCAATCGTGTACCTGTCTCACGCACTCTCATTGACGCCAGATGGGCACATAGGTGCATCCAAGCGACTCAAAGACCTTGGTGTCTCTCATATGGATCGATTTGAGCACACAAAGGCCGTATCCGATCTGAATAAGGCAATTGATTACACTCTCCACGCTCTCTCACAGACCCCCGAAGGCCATCCAAGCCTTCCCGAGCTATTTCAGAGTTTGGGTACAGCATACAAAGGGCGATTCGAGCGACTCGGTGAAATAGGCGATCTAGATAAAGCAATCGAAAATCACTCACAAGCGACGTCGCTAACACCAAACGATCACCCAGAGCTTGCGCGACGACTTGGAAACTTAGGTTCAGCGCATAGAGATCGTTTCCGGAGCCTCGAAATATTCTACGACCTCGAAAAATCAATTGAATACCATTATCGATCCCTTCGCCTTACCCCAGAAAATCACCCAAGTCTGGTCGACCATCTAATAAATCTGGGAATGTCTTTGACGGAGAAATATAAGCACCTAAACGAGACATCCGACTTGCAAGATTCGTTAGCATGTTTTCGCAGGGCATCTGAATCCCTAGTTGGGGCTCCACGTTCCAAGTTTACGGCTGCTCTCACCTGGGCCAGGCATGCTTCTACCCATAACCATCCAGATTGCATCCGAGCTTACCAAACTGCTATCGACCTTCTTCCCCAGGTTGTTTGGATGGGATCCACCACCACACAACGTTACCATGACTTGCAACTGACAAATGATTTAGCTGTAGAGGCGGCGTCTGTCGCATTTTCGGCGGCTAACTACAACCTGGcgttgacatggctggagCATGCGAGATGCATCGTCTGGAACCAAACACTACTGCTTCGTACTCCCTTCGATGAACTTCATTCTTCCTATCCTTCTATGGCCGAGCGCTTACAGAAATGTACGGTCGAGCTCGAGAAGATTAGTGTGGAGCCCCGGCGGATGGCGCTAGACCCGCTATCTCCAGACGCAGCCGACTTGGAAGCGAATGCTCATCAGCACCGGCGTCTCGCTATCGAAAGAGATGCACTTTTATCAGAGATTCGTAAGCTACCGGGGTTCGAAGACTTCCTGCTCCCGAAAAATGCTGTCGAACTCACTCGTGCCGCCCGAAATGGTCCAGTGGCTGTAATCAACTGCAGCAAGCGCCATAGCCACGCATTAGTCATTGTGCCCGGACGGAACGATATCATTCCAATTCCGCTCCCAGCTTTTACTCACGAAAATGCCGAGCTCGCACGAGCCAAGATAGTAGTATCACTGAGAGACAAAGGTATTAGAGAGCGTGGGGTTAAAATACGCCAAGAACCAGGTCAGGAAGAGAGGTTTCAGGAAGTGCTGAAGATGCTCTGGAATGATGTCGTCAAACCAATACTTGATAGTCTTGGATACATG AATAGCGCGCCGATGGATAATATACCACATATAACGTGGTGTCCGACGGGTATTGCGTCATTCCTCCCGTTCATGCGGCCGGAGATTATGGACATCCCCACGCGAGGGTATTCAACTATGTTGTATCCTC ACTCTCGAATATTGGGCATCGGTCAAGAAGCCACGCCAGGATACCAGCCTCTTCCCGGCATCGTCAGGGAGCTCGAATACATCAAAGGCCACATGCAGAACGTCGCCGATTACTCGGAGCTCATGAATGACAAAGCTACTAGAGATACCGTGCTCGAAGCGATGGAGCATCATGATTGGGTCCACCTCGCTTGCCACGCCAACCAGGACGTTGGGGACCCGACTAAGAGTGGGTTTCTTCTGCATGATGGGAGGCTAGATCTGGCTACAATTACGCGCCGATCATTTAAGAATAAGGGCCTCGCATTCCTTTCTGCATGTCAAACGGCGACAGGAGATGAGAGGCTGCCCGATGAAGCTGTACACCTTGCATCGGGTATGATCATTGCTGGCTATCCGAGCGTAGTCGGGACGATGTGGTCAGTGTCGGACAGCGATGCGCCGCTGGTAGCCGATCAGATATATAGGCATATTGTGAAGATAAAGAAGGTTGGGAGCGGAGAGGTAGGGAGGGCGCTACATAGTGCTGTTGGTGCGCTGCGTGAGGGGATCGGGGAGAAAGAATTTATACGATGGGTGCCCTACATCCATATTGGTTCTTGA